A window of the Barnesiella propionica genome harbors these coding sequences:
- a CDS encoding leucine-rich repeat domain-containing protein: MKRVLLLIALAMGSLIVFAQKPNKNEVKKLQNFLQQTSAKGDANYQRLGIASLNSPETWTGVVWSNGRVVSIDWKDKDLSGNLDVDGFTALRSMDCSRNKIKQVNVSNCTILATLNVSRNQLSELDIDGCTALTKLDCYKNRLTSLSVANAPVLKSVNCSGNLFVELNVNGAEQLESLNTQSCHLESLSVDSCRNLKNLYCGYNKLTDLNLFGTVNLQNLNIDNNEISTMIISKLPTLFSLICSDNNMKTLGVLNCNALMDLVCSYNNLATLNLDGTDKLYFVDCSYNDLSTLDLSNRTYLQRLLCNNNQLNMLDVSFCPNLVYINCRYNQLTDLRTMGDDNLRMIACQWNY; the protein is encoded by the coding sequence ATGAAAAGAGTTCTATTATTAATCGCTCTGGCAATGGGGAGTTTAATCGTATTTGCCCAGAAACCCAACAAAAACGAAGTAAAGAAATTACAGAATTTTTTACAGCAGACATCCGCCAAGGGCGATGCCAACTATCAACGCTTAGGCATTGCATCGCTTAATTCCCCGGAGACCTGGACGGGGGTCGTGTGGAGCAACGGTCGTGTCGTGTCGATAGATTGGAAGGATAAAGATTTATCCGGAAATCTGGATGTAGACGGATTTACGGCTTTGCGTTCTATGGATTGTTCCCGTAACAAAATAAAACAAGTAAATGTAAGTAATTGTACTATTCTCGCTACTTTGAATGTGAGCCGTAATCAATTGTCCGAATTGGATATAGACGGATGTACCGCACTTACCAAACTGGATTGTTATAAAAACAGACTGACTTCTTTGTCGGTAGCTAATGCTCCTGTTCTTAAATCTGTGAATTGCTCCGGAAATCTGTTTGTCGAGTTAAATGTAAATGGTGCCGAACAACTGGAATCACTGAATACCCAGAGCTGTCATTTGGAATCTTTGAGTGTGGATAGTTGCCGGAATCTTAAAAATCTGTATTGCGGTTATAACAAGCTTACTGATCTGAATCTGTTCGGTACAGTGAATTTGCAAAATTTGAATATAGACAATAATGAAATATCTACAATGATAATTTCTAAGTTGCCTACTCTGTTTTCATTGATATGCAGTGATAATAATATGAAGACTTTAGGAGTACTTAATTGTAATGCTCTTATGGATTTGGTTTGTTCTTATAATAATTTGGCTACTCTTAATCTGGATGGGACGGATAAACTTTATTTTGTCGATTGTTCCTATAATGATCTTTCAACTTTAGATTTAAGTAACAGAACTTATTTGCAGCGGTTATTGTGTAATAACAATCAGTTGAATATGCTCGATGTTTCTTTTTGTCCCAATCTGGTTTATATAAATTGCCGTTATAACCAATTGACCGATCTTCGTACAATGGGAGACGATAATCTTCGTATGATAGCCTGTCAGTGGAATTATTAA
- a CDS encoding CvfB family protein: MIQLGKYNTLRIVKDLEFGLYLDGGEKGEILLPRKYVPSSYEIGDELTVFIYLDSEDRIIATTQHPFIQVGEFALLEVRSVNRVGAFLDWGLAKDLLVPFREQKMTMQQGRSYVVYAYVDHVTGRIAASAKLDKFLDNLEPSFEPNEEVDILIVKQTDLGFKVVINNLFGGMIYHNEIFSSVEVGDKMKGYIKQVREDGKIDVMLQPFGYEKIGPLSDQILASLRGNNGFLPLSDKSSSEEISNYFGCSKKNFKKAIGALYKQHSIMIEDDGIKLNS; this comes from the coding sequence ATGATACAACTTGGTAAATACAATACCCTTCGTATTGTAAAAGATCTGGAATTTGGTTTGTATTTGGATGGAGGCGAAAAAGGAGAAATACTTTTACCGCGAAAATATGTACCTTCATCTTATGAGATAGGAGATGAATTGACTGTGTTTATTTATCTTGATTCCGAGGATCGTATTATTGCCACTACTCAGCATCCGTTCATTCAGGTGGGGGAATTCGCTTTATTGGAAGTTCGTTCGGTAAATAGAGTGGGCGCTTTTTTGGATTGGGGGTTAGCTAAAGATCTTCTTGTACCTTTCAGGGAACAGAAGATGACCATGCAGCAAGGACGGAGTTATGTTGTGTATGCTTATGTGGATCATGTTACCGGACGTATAGCCGCTTCGGCAAAACTGGATAAATTTTTGGATAATCTGGAACCCTCGTTCGAACCGAATGAAGAGGTGGATATCTTGATCGTAAAACAAACCGATTTGGGGTTTAAAGTTGTTATAAACAATCTTTTTGGAGGTATGATATATCATAATGAAATATTTTCATCTGTAGAGGTCGGTGATAAAATGAAGGGATATATCAAACAAGTGAGAGAGGATGGAAAGATCGATGTTATGCTGCAACCTTTCGGCTATGAAAAGATAGGACCTTTATCGGATCAGATACTGGCTAGTTTACGTGGAAATAACGGTTTCCTGCCACTTTCGGATAAATCGTCGTCCGAGGAAATAAGCAATTATTTCGGTTGCAGTAAGAAGAATTTTAAAAAAGCTATCGGAGCCTTGTATAAGCAACATTCTATTATGATAGAAGACGATGGAATAAAACTGAATTCTTGA